In Pseudanabaena sp. FACHB-2040, the sequence GCGATCGCATGTTTTTTCATTGGCCGCACCGTGGCCCGTAAACGGATCAAGCGCTGGATGGAGAAGCATCCTAAATTTGCCCAGATTGACCAGGCGGTTGAGCGCAAGGGTTGGAAAATCCTGCTGCTGACTCGTCTCTCGCCGCTGGTGCCCTCAAGCGTTTTGAACTACGGCTTTAGCTGCACCCAGGTCAACTTCTGGCAATATGCCTTCTTCTCCTGGATTGGCATGATCCCTGTGATCTTGCTCTACGCCTATCTAGGGTCGTTTGGTACCTACCTGCTCAATAGCGAAATCACAGTGGAGAAGATCGCGATCCAGGTTGTGGGTCTAGTGCTGGCGCTAGGGGCAGCGCTCTATGTTACGCGCCTAACCCGTCGAGCCATTATCCCCCAATGCCCGGAATGTCCTGAGGAGAAGCCGGCTGAAGCGGTCAAGACCAAGAAGCCCTAGCTCATGACCAGGTGGTTATTCTGTGGAGCTTGCCGCTTGCAGAGTGTGCAGTGCGGCAAGCTCCACAAAAGAGTTGTTTGACGAGATAGCTGCGTTGCGATCGCAACCAACAGCAACATGTCGTTTTAGCCTGCGAATGGCTGTTAGGTCGCGCAGCGCTTGACACCAACCTACATGAGATTGCCTACTTGTTGTTCATGCCGATAACGCCGTCGAGCAGCATCCAGAGGCCGCCCGCCAAAATTGACAGCGCCAATCCACCCAGTATCCAGTCCATCCAGGGGGCTGCTTCCATTGATCTAATCCCTATCTATCCGCTGCTTCCCACTCTAACTGCTAGCGGTCGAAGAAACTGCTTCGCCTAGCCAACCGTACCAGTGCGATCGCTGTCGATAGGCGTAACCCTACCCCCCGCAGGCTCAATTCGCGCAGGCTCTAAACGCTGGGGTTGGCGGTTGAAGGGAAGAGTATTGGGGGCCATGAGCCGGGCTTCAACCTGGTTGACCTCCTCATAGGTAAGTCCTAGCGTTTGTTGCTGGTGCCGCAGCCAGCGGCGCATTGATTTTCTGGGGGGATTTTCTAGCTCAATGGCCTCGGCAAAAATCTGCTCATAGCGCTGCAGCCGCTCCTGCCGCTCTTTATAGGGGCGCAGCACATCAGCTTCAATCGCCTGCCCCACCGACCCAGGAACCCCCAAGTTTTGCTGTAGGTAATTGAGAATCTGACGGCTCCGCTCAGAAATGTTGCCCTGGTCCTGAGTAACATAGTCTTCCACACTGCGCCGGTACTCCTGCTCGGGCCTAAACTGGGGGAGCTGAAATAGCTGAATATCAGCGCTCCGGCCTGGGGCAAAAAGCATTGCCTGCACAGGAGACTGGAGCTGATCCAGGCTCTGTTCAATATATTGGTGCAAATCGGCAGTAGAAACAAAGCCATCAGCACTCACATTTGCCAGCCCAGTAATCAGTCCTTCGATCAGGCATTGGGTATAGTCAGAGAGCCCAGTAGAGGCAAGCGACCAGCCTGCACCAAAACCATTTTGGGCCATCAGCACAGCCCGATACTCTCCTGCTAGCTGCGCTACTAGCCGATGGGTGTGCCCGCTACCAAGTGCTTCTGACACATCAGCACCCGTCACAGCCCAACGGGCATCAAAAATCATAATCTGTTCGCGGCAGTGGCTCGCGTTCAGCATACCTCGCAAGAAATCCTCCGAGACTGCCGTCGCCATCGGGTTATGCAGGTAAGTGTCGTATCCAGCTAGATAAAGCCCGCCCGTTGGCAGATCGATCAGGCCCAAGCCACAAAAATAGAGCAACCGCAGATCATCGGGCCGACAGTGAGAGCTTAGCCGTTCAATGGCCTGCCGGATCTGCTGAGTATCCGGATTTATCAAAGTTTCGACTGCATCTTCTGGAAACTGGCCGATGTCGGAGTGTAAAACCTGTTTAAGCGTCTTCAGGTTTTGCAGCGCCGGAGACTCCTCAGGTTCACCGCCCATAAAGCTGTAAACGTTGAGCCCGACCAGCAGTGCCTTTCTGCCCATGCTTGCTGCCCCCCTATTGCGAAATTTGTGTAGCCGACATGTTCAGCCGTCACATAAAGCTTTCGCAGGCAGGGTTTACCATTCAGGATTTTTGATCAGGATTATGAGAATTTTGCTGAACCTGTTGACTTAGGGTGAAGGTTGGATGTTGAAAGGTGGATGGGTTAAGGGGGGAGGAGAGGTGGATGAGTAGATGGGTGGATGAGCATCCCACCCCTCCTCCCTTCCCAAAAATCCTGCGATACCCTGGGGGTAAATCCTGCTTTGGCGTCTTTATGCTGGATCTTCCTCGCTTCTATCAGGCCTGCAACCCCAGTCGCCCTCTGGCGGTTTCTAACCCGGAGGACCAGCGCTACTTTATTAACTTCTCAGGGGTGCGGGGGGGCGATATTGTGCAAGAGTTGGGTCGCTCTATTGCCCTGCTTTATCCCAATCAGGCGACGGCTCAGCTATTCACGGGGCATGTGGGGAGCGGCAAGTCTACCGAGCTGCTGCGGCTCAAGGCCAACCTAGAGAGCCAGGGGTTTCATGTGGTCTATTTCCAGTCAGACCAAGACCTGGAGATGGGCAATGTGGAGGTGACGAACGTGCTGATGGCGATTACTCGGCGGATCAGTGAGAGCCTAGAGGGTATCGGCATTCGGCTGCGGCCTACTTACTTTGAGCGGCTGCTGGAGGATTTGTCGCAGCTGTTTCAAACGCCTGTGAATTTAACGGAGGTAAGTTTTTCGGTGGGCATGGCCTCGGTGACTGCCGAAGCTCGCGCCAGCACCGAGCGACTGAGCCAGCTGCAGCAGTACCTGGAGCCACGCACCCGCAGCATCATTGAAGCAATCAACAATCAGCTGCTGGGGCCTGCGATCGCACGTCTCCCCCAGCAGGGCAAGCGCGGTTTGGTGGTTATCGTCGATAACCTCGATCGCATGGATACTGTGCAGAAGGTGGGCAACCGACTGCAGTCAGAATATCTGTTTGTGGGGCGGGGAGAGCAGCTTAAGGGATTGGCCTGCCATGTGGTTTACACCATCCCTCTAGAGCTGGTGTTTTCGGATGAGCTGCCCCAGCTGATCAACCGCTTTGGCGATCGGCCTAAGGTGCTGCCGATGGTGCCTGTCCAAACCCGCGATAACGAACCCTACGAGCCGGGACTGGTGCTGCTGCGGCAGATGGCGCTGGCTCGCGCCTTTCCAGAGTTTTCGCCAGAGCAGCGGCTGGCCCACATCACTGAAGTGTTTGAAGACGAGGCTACGCTAGATCGGCTCTGCTACATCAGCGGCGGCCACATGCGCAACCTGATGCGGCTAATGTACGGCTGCCTGCTCAAGCAAGACCCACCCTTCTCCCGCGCCACTTTAGAAGCCGTGATCCGCAACGAGCGAGACGACCTAGCCAGCCTGATCGATGACCACGAATGGAAAATGCTGATGGAGGCGGTCGATCGAGGTCGGGTCAACACCAGCGATGACTATAACAAGCTGCTGCGTAGCCTCTACCTACTGGAGTACCGAGCCCCGGAGGAACGCTGGTTTGGCATTAACCCAGTGCTGACAGAGACAGACGCTTACCAGCGGCTGCGACCTCAGGTTAACCCATGACTGCTCAACTGCCCCTGCCCGATCTGCTGTCTTTTAATCAGGAGGCTTTGCGTGATTTGGAGCGTGCGATCGCACTCCAATCCAACCGATTTACCCTGATTTTGGTTCGCTGCAACTACCAGCGGCTGCAGAGCACCCTACTCGATCACCTGCTCAAGCTCTACCCCAACCTGCAAGTGCTAAATCTGTCCCAGCACCTGCCCAGCCTGCTAGAAGCCATTCAAATCCATCTGCGGCTCAACCCGTCCGATGCCCCCACGCCCATCGCTCTGATGGTAAGCGACCTCGATACCGTCGAAAACCTAGAGGCCATTCTCAAAGCAGCCAACCTGGCCCGCGACAGCTTCCGCGAACAGCTATCCCTGCCCCTAGTGCTTTGGATCGACGACTACGTACTCTCTCAGATGAGCCAGCTGGCCCAGGATCTCAAAAACCTAGGCCCCCCTACCATCCGCTTTGAAATGCCTCCCGACGAACTGATCGCCGGACTGCATCGCGAAGCCGACGAGCTATTCGTGCGCTTTCTCAAGGGCCTCCCCGATGCCATTCCAGCTAACCCACTGATCGATCTTTCAGGCACCAACCGCCTCGGCAACGAGCTCACCTACGCCCTACGCGACCTCGAAACCTACGGCAGCACCCTCAGCGCTGACCTCGACGCCAGCCTGCTCTTTGCCCAAGGGCGACAGGCCCACAGCCGCCTACAAATGGACGAAGCCAAAGACTGCTACGAAGAAAGCCTAGCCTACTGGAAACAACAAGCAGAAACCCCCGAAACCCAATCACCAGACCTACCCCCCACCTCCCCTCACCCATCCACCCTTCTCCCCTCACCCCCTACTCCGCTCCACAAAAAAGCCACCCTCCTTCTCCACCTCGGCTTCTGGTGGCGCAGTCTAGCCGTCCTACAGCGCGCTACCTATCAAGCTTCGCTAAAATCAGCCCGCCGCTACTTCGAGGCAGGACTGGCCTGTTTTCGCCAAACCGAGCAGCCAGAGCTAATCGCTCGCTTTATCCCCTCCCTAGCTGAGGTGCTGCAAAAGCAGCAGGACTGGACCACCCTAGAAACCGTTGCTCAGGAAGCGCTGACGCTACACCAGCAGACAGGCGACTGGGTGCGGCAGGCCCGCGATCATGGTTTTTTGGCCGAAGTTGCGCTCAATCGGCAAAATTGGCAAACGGCCCAGGCCGAAGCGATACGAGCCCTAGATTTGCTAGAGCAAACCGAGCAGCGCCTACAAGATAGCCCCGACAGCCCAGCCTTGGCCGAGGGTTTGCAGATTGCCAAGCGCTTTCAGCGGGGCTGGTACCGCTTCTTGCTGGGAGAAGCCCAGATGGAGCTAGACCAACCCAAAAATGCCATTTCGCTGCTAGACCAAGCCCGTCAAGAAGTTGATCCCGATGCCGACCTGATTCTCTACCTGCAGATTCTGGAGGAGTTGATTCACCACCACTATGAGCTGGGCGACTACCGCCGCGCCTTTGAAGTCAAGCTCGAACGCCGCCGGGTAGAATACCGCCACAACTTCAGGGCTTTCATTGGAGCGGGTGCGCTGCAGCCCCACCAGCGGTCAGTCACGCCTCCTCCCCCAGACAACACCACCACTGTCTCTGCAGAAATTGCCGCTTCGGGCCGTCAGCAAGACGTCGCAAATCTGCTCAACCGCCTGCAAGAAGCCCGCTACCAGATCCTCGTTATCCACGGGCCCTCAGGGGTAGGCAAAAGTTCCATCCTCAATGCAGGGCTCATTCCTGCCCTGCGTTCGCTAACACCCCAGGGCCGCACAACTGTCCCCATCCTGGTGCAGACCTATGGCAATTGGGAGCAGGGCATTGCCGCCGATCTAAGGTCGACTTTTCCTGGACTAGCAGCGCTACCTGCTATCAGCAAACTGCCGCTGGAGCCTGGTCAAGAGACGCCCTTCACAGAATATGACTTCTTCATTTCTGCGCTCAAGACGGCCACTGATAACAACTACTTCGCGGTGCTGATCTTCGATCAGTTTGAAGACTTTTTCTTTGAGCGGGATGAGTTGGCCGCTCGCCAGCCGTTTTACGACTTTCTCTCCCTCTGCTTAAAGCTGCCCTGGGTCAAGCTGGTGCTGGGCCTGCGAGAAGACTACCTGCACTACCTGTTAGAAATCGAGCGGCAGACCGATGTCAGCATTATTGATGGCGGCCTGCTCAGCAGCGACGTGCGCTACCCTCTGGGCAACTTCTCTCAGGCCAGTGCTGAGTCTGTGATTCGGCAGCTCACCGAGTCGGCCCAGTACTATCTAGAAGATGCCCTGATCCGCTGTGTGGTTAAGGAGCTAGCTAGAGAGACGGGCGACGTGCGACCAATCGAGCTACAGGTGCTTGGAGCCCAGCTGCAGCGGGAGAATATTACTACCTTCAAGCAGTACAAAGCTCTGGGTGAGCAGCCCAAAGAAAGGCTAGTACAGCGATTTCTCGCTTCCGCAGTTAAAGACTGCGGCCCACCCAACCGAGAGCTGGCCCAAGTCGTGCTGTATCTCCTGACTGACGAAGACAAAGAGGGTCGCCTCTACCGCCCTCTAAAGACGAGAGAGGACTTGGAGTACGATTTGTCTTTTTTAGACGTTGAGTTCATCCCTGACCAGCTCGATCTAGTGCTGTTTATTCTGGTGGGGTCGGGCCTGGTCTTTGAAATTCCTGAAGACCCCGAAGACAGCTACCAGCTTGTCCACGACTATCTAGTGAAGTACGTGCGCCAGGAGCAAACTCCAGAGCTGCTGCTGCAGCTGGAAGAAGCCCGAGAAAAGCAGCAGCAAACTGAAGCCGAACTCAGGCTGGTATTGCAGGAAAAGAACTTGATTTTGCTACGGCAGCTCAGGCAGCAGAAGCGAGGCATCGCATTCACGCTGCTGCTGCTGACCCTAGCGCTGCTGCTGGAGCTGACGACTTGGGTGACAGCCCAGTAGGGGGAAAGGAATCAGGAAAGAGAGGGAGCCGGAAAGCTTTATGCCTCGTCTTAGTGAAGCAGCTTCATTGCAACGGGGCCCATTTGCTGAGCGTAGGCTAGTTGAACTAGCAGCATCCCTGCAGGTTCGATGTAGCGGGCGTTGCGTAAGGGGCCTGCATCAATGGGGTCACACCCGGTTTCTCGCAGCAGGTCAGCGACGATGGCTTTAGCTTCTGTGTCATCGCCGCAGTAGAACACGCTGGGGGTCTGTCCACTAAGCTGCTGAGAGGGAGCGTGTAGGACTTCGGCAAATAGCGGCATGGCTTCTACGAGCCGAGCTTTTGGGATAAGTTTGGCGATCTCTTCAGCCGCAGAGGTGGTCGTGCCTACGGCTAACCCACTCATGTCGGGCAAGAGGGCATTGACGCAGCTAAACACAATCTTGCCGTCTAGTGAGCCTGCCTGCTGCAAAGCGTCTTCAACCGCTGCCCAGGCGATCGACAGCACGACAACATCGGCAAACTGTACCGCCTCTGAGGGGGTGCCCACCTGTACTCCGAGCCCAACTGATTCAGCGGCGGCCTTTAATTTTTCTGGGCTGCGGGAATAGCTGAACATGAGCTTGTGGCCGTTTTTAGCCCAAAACTTGCCCAGGCCCGTGCCCATATTGCCCGCGCCGATAATGCCAATTTTCATAGTGATTGTTCCTGGTTAGGGTTTGATTTAGTCTGTGGCTAATGCTGCTTTACCGACTTCTAAGCGCACCACCTCGGCGGGGACGACGCCTGTTGGGGGCGGCAAAAACATGCCGCCATTGGTAACGACATAGAGGGCGGTGCGATCGCAATCCATGCGACCAAAGGCCAAAGCTGTGCTGCCAGTCACGCCCTGTTCGGCCTGGGCAATTACGGTGATGGCCCCCTCGGGCGCAATTTGAATCACGCTGTTGTAGATGTGGGTCGTCCCGTACAGGGTGCCATCTGCGGCAAAGGCGAAGTCATCAATGTTGACCTCTTCTAGCAAAACTTCTGGTTCACCGGCTGCGCCTTGGCCGTCAATGGGAATGGTGAGCAGCAGCATCTGGTCTGTGTTGGAGACATAGAGCGTGTCTTCAAACCGCTTGAGTCCATTCACTGCAGGGATAGGACTGTCTGCGGAACGACGAGCCAGTAAAGGATGCTCTAGCCAAATCTCAACCCTGCCTGTCTCAGTGTCTAGCTGCCAGATAGCCCCGCGATAGGAGTCAGCAATTAGATAGCGATTGGCCGAGATTGGGGTAATGCCGTTCAAGAAAACGGCCTCGGGCAGGGTCGCCAACGTTGTGACGGTGCCATCTAAAGCAACTTGCGAAATTACCGGCACGTTCTCAGCAGTCCAACCAGTAACCAGCAGCGTGCCATCGGGCGCGAGGGTCGAAGCCCCACCTTCAGGGGCGATCGCAACTCCTGATACTTTGCCCTCTAAGGTGGCGAGTTCCGAAACAGTCCCATCGGGCGTGATTTTTAGGAGGGTGCCTGTTTCGTGACTGGTGACAAATAGCGTTCCATCGGTATCGATAGCGATATTTTCTAGGAAGGTGTTGACCGGAAACTGGGCCACCGTTGTACTGGGCACCAGCGCTACTGGATCGTCAGCAAAAATTGGCGGCAGTTCCTGAGCAGTGGCGACTAGGGGCAGTGCGATCGCACCCCCCAGCCAGCCCGTAAAGACAGCAGCCCAATGTTTCATTTTCATGACTTAGTTGCTTAGGATTTTCCGTCACATACTTAAAGCATTGTGCAAATGACTGATTCACAGCCCAGTAGAAGCTTTCAAGTCTTCTTGATTGCTGTGGTTTGAGCACTGCTAAATACTAAGCCAAGTTCAACCAAACAGATTTGTATTGGGTGTAGCTTTCTAGCGCTTCTGTACCCTGTTCGCGGCCATATCCTGACATCTTGTACCCGCCAAAAGGCGCATTAGGATGGTATTTATGCCAAGTATCCGTCCAGATCGTGCCCGCTTTAAGGTGGTCAGCTAGCCGCAGGGCGCGGCGAATATCGCTGGTTTGAATGCCTGCTGCCAGACCGTAAGGGGTATCGTTAGCAATCCGAATGGCCTCTTCTTCGCTGTCAAAGGGAATGAGCGGCACTACAGGACCAAAAATTTCCTCACGGGCGATTTTGATATCGTTAGTAGCATCGGCAAATACCGTTGCTTCAATAAAATAACCTTTGCTATTGATTTGTTGAGTACTGCCACCAGCGACTAGACGGGCTGTTTCTTTACCGCTATCGATGTAGCCAAGAATCTTTTCATACTCTTTGCGATTAGCAATTGGGCCAATCTGAGTGGCCGGATCGAGCGGATCTCCCAACACCGATTCTTTCGCCATAACAGCGAAGCGGTTGACAAACTCATCATAAATTGAGCGTTCCACCAGAATGCGGGAACCAGCAACGCACACTTCCCCCTTATTCCAAAAGATGCCCCAAAAAGCTGCCTGTAGGGCTGACTCTAGATCTGCATCTGCAAAGATAAGGTGCGGCGCTTTACCCCCTAACTCCATTGTGGTGTGCTTGAGCGTATCGGCACTGTTGCGGATGATGTTTTGACCCACCCCAGTAGATCCGGTAAAGGCAATTTTTTCTACCAAGGGGTGCTTCACTAAGGCATCTCCTAGAGAGCCACCTGGGCCTGTCACCAGGTTGTAAACCCCCTCAGGCAAACCGGCATCTAGGGCAATTTGCGCTAGCGCCAGAGCCGATAGGGGCGTATCAGAGGCGGGCTTGTGAACCACGGTATTTCCGGCGGCCAGGGCCGGAGCAACTTTAGAGCAGGTGAGCGCAAAGGGGAAGTTAAAGGGCGTAATAGCAGCCACCACACCGAGAGGCTCCCGCCGCGTTAATATCCGCACGTTTGACTCATAGGAACTACGGTAACTGCCGTTCATAGCGCTCATGGCCTGCCCCGCAAAAAAGCGAAATAGCCCAGAACAGTGGGGCAGAATGATCTCCATAAAATCTCGGTAGGGCATGCCCATGTCCATTGACTCACGCAATCCGATATCTGCACCGCGCTCGTCGATCAAGTCAGCCATGCGAAAGAGAATCTTGGCCCGCTCCTCATGGTGCATTCGCGACCACGGGCCTGACTCAAAGGCTCGATGGGCCGCTTCAACCGCCGCATTGACATCCTCAACCGTGGCTTTAGCGACTTCGGTAGTGACTTCTTCAGTCGTGGGGTCAATAATCGGCAGGATTTCGCCATTGGAAGCGTCTCGCCACTGATGATTGATCAGCAGTTGACCTTTTGGCAAGGGTTGACGTTGTGGTGAAACAATCGGCATAAGTTTTAAAGGAGAGGCTTGAGTGAGTAGAAAGCAGAGATAGAGAAGAGCGGTTGGCCCCATCCCCTGCGAAGTCTAAGGGTTTTAGAACTCGCTATAGTGGCATGGGCACTTTCTTAAAGATTGGAGAGAATTTGAAGATAAACAGCTTTGCAACGCTTCATTGAGGCACGCTATCATGCCCGTTCAATCGTTACCAAATGGATACCTTTAGACACTGAAGATGGCAGAAAAGCAGTACGGGTGCCCGGTCGAAGTAACGCTTGAATTGATTGGGGGAAAATGGAAATGCACCATTTTGTGGTGGTTAAGGCGAGGAGCCAAGCGCTTTGGGGAACTGATGCAGCTGATGCCGGGGATTACTCAAAAGGTGTTGACCCAGCAGCTGCGTGAGTTAGAAGCAGGCGGCTTAGTTCACCGACAAGCCTATCGGGAATCTCCGCCTCGGGTTGAATATTCGTTGACTGCCTACGGCGAAACCCTGCGCCCGATTACCGAATTAATGTGCGATTGGGGCAAAGCCCATGCACCAGGGTTTCAGTTTGGCATGATGGGGTTGACCGGCATCCGAATTTTGGTGATTGCTGACAGCTCAGAACAATCTCGGCTTCAGCGTGAGCTAGGGCAGGTTCGGCAGGCGTTGGTAAATACGGCCTCTGCTGCCGCTGCCCTCGCTGCCCTGAACCACAACCCGCCAGACATTGTGCTAGTTGATGTTCTCTGCAGCGACGACTTTAGTCTCTTAATTCAAGAAGTTAGGCAGCTAGAAACCAGGACTCAAAAATTGATTCCGGTCATTGCCCTAGTGCCTACTAGCGAAGATCTCGATCGCATTTTTGCCCAAGGGTTTCGCATTCATCTGGTAGAACCCGTTGAAATCTCTGAGCTAGTAGCGGCAATTGCTAACCTAACCGGGCGTTTGGGGTAAGTTTTGCTGCTTTTAGGCTCTAACGGCCTCTAAGACCACCGATCTAACTCCTGCACCCAGCCCTGGGTCAGGATGAGCCACTGGTCGCGGCGGCGCTCGAAGTCGGCGGCAATCCAGATCAGGGCGACGCCG encodes:
- a CDS encoding TVP38/TMEM64 family protein yields the protein MKFSWLRSRRFWLLVLVGVLIAVIGSRLPLAEWFVAVNSGLASLGSWALPAFILVYLIATILGLPNVLLILVAGSLFGLVQGAIAASIADTLGAIACFFIGRTVARKRIKRWMEKHPKFAQIDQAVERKGWKILLLTRLSPLVPSSVLNYGFSCTQVNFWQYAFFSWIGMIPVILLYAYLGSFGTYLLNSEITVEKIAIQVVGLVLALGAALYVTRLTRRAIIPQCPECPEEKPAEAVKTKKP
- a CDS encoding NAD synthetase; this translates as MEAAPWMDWILGGLALSILAGGLWMLLDGVIGMNNK
- a CDS encoding caspase family protein, with protein sequence MGRKALLVGLNVYSFMGGEPEESPALQNLKTLKQVLHSDIGQFPEDAVETLINPDTQQIRQAIERLSSHCRPDDLRLLYFCGLGLIDLPTGGLYLAGYDTYLHNPMATAVSEDFLRGMLNASHCREQIMIFDARWAVTGADVSEALGSGHTHRLVAQLAGEYRAVLMAQNGFGAGWSLASTGLSDYTQCLIEGLITGLANVSADGFVSTADLHQYIEQSLDQLQSPVQAMLFAPGRSADIQLFQLPQFRPEQEYRRSVEDYVTQDQGNISERSRQILNYLQQNLGVPGSVGQAIEADVLRPYKERQERLQRYEQIFAEAIELENPPRKSMRRWLRHQQQTLGLTYEEVNQVEARLMAPNTLPFNRQPQRLEPARIEPAGGRVTPIDSDRTGTVG
- a CDS encoding AAA family ATPase, coding for MSRWVDEHPTPPPFPKILRYPGGKSCFGVFMLDLPRFYQACNPSRPLAVSNPEDQRYFINFSGVRGGDIVQELGRSIALLYPNQATAQLFTGHVGSGKSTELLRLKANLESQGFHVVYFQSDQDLEMGNVEVTNVLMAITRRISESLEGIGIRLRPTYFERLLEDLSQLFQTPVNLTEVSFSVGMASVTAEARASTERLSQLQQYLEPRTRSIIEAINNQLLGPAIARLPQQGKRGLVVIVDNLDRMDTVQKVGNRLQSEYLFVGRGEQLKGLACHVVYTIPLELVFSDELPQLINRFGDRPKVLPMVPVQTRDNEPYEPGLVLLRQMALARAFPEFSPEQRLAHITEVFEDEATLDRLCYISGGHMRNLMRLMYGCLLKQDPPFSRATLEAVIRNERDDLASLIDDHEWKMLMEAVDRGRVNTSDDYNKLLRSLYLLEYRAPEERWFGINPVLTETDAYQRLRPQVNP
- a CDS encoding NADPH-dependent F420 reductase; this translates as MKIGIIGAGNMGTGLGKFWAKNGHKLMFSYSRSPEKLKAAAESVGLGVQVGTPSEAVQFADVVVLSIAWAAVEDALQQAGSLDGKIVFSCVNALLPDMSGLAVGTTTSAAEEIAKLIPKARLVEAMPLFAEVLHAPSQQLSGQTPSVFYCGDDTEAKAIVADLLRETGCDPIDAGPLRNARYIEPAGMLLVQLAYAQQMGPVAMKLLH
- a CDS encoding gluconolactonase, whose amino-acid sequence is MKHWAAVFTGWLGGAIALPLVATAQELPPIFADDPVALVPSTTVAQFPVNTFLENIAIDTDGTLFVTSHETGTLLKITPDGTVSELATLEGKVSGVAIAPEGGASTLAPDGTLLVTGWTAENVPVISQVALDGTVTTLATLPEAVFLNGITPISANRYLIADSYRGAIWQLDTETGRVEIWLEHPLLARRSADSPIPAVNGLKRFEDTLYVSNTDQMLLLTIPIDGQGAAGEPEVLLEEVNIDDFAFAADGTLYGTTHIYNSVIQIAPEGAITVIAQAEQGVTGSTALAFGRMDCDRTALYVVTNGGMFLPPPTGVVPAEVVRLEVGKAALATD
- a CDS encoding aldehyde dehydrogenase family protein translates to MPIVSPQRQPLPKGQLLINHQWRDASNGEILPIIDPTTEEVTTEVAKATVEDVNAAVEAAHRAFESGPWSRMHHEERAKILFRMADLIDERGADIGLRESMDMGMPYRDFMEIILPHCSGLFRFFAGQAMSAMNGSYRSSYESNVRILTRREPLGVVAAITPFNFPFALTCSKVAPALAAGNTVVHKPASDTPLSALALAQIALDAGLPEGVYNLVTGPGGSLGDALVKHPLVEKIAFTGSTGVGQNIIRNSADTLKHTTMELGGKAPHLIFADADLESALQAAFWGIFWNKGEVCVAGSRILVERSIYDEFVNRFAVMAKESVLGDPLDPATQIGPIANRKEYEKILGYIDSGKETARLVAGGSTQQINSKGYFIEATVFADATNDIKIAREEIFGPVVPLIPFDSEEEAIRIANDTPYGLAAGIQTSDIRRALRLADHLKAGTIWTDTWHKYHPNAPFGGYKMSGYGREQGTEALESYTQYKSVWLNLA
- a CDS encoding winged helix-turn-helix transcriptional regulator: MAEKQYGCPVEVTLELIGGKWKCTILWWLRRGAKRFGELMQLMPGITQKVLTQQLRELEAGGLVHRQAYRESPPRVEYSLTAYGETLRPITELMCDWGKAHAPGFQFGMMGLTGIRILVIADSSEQSRLQRELGQVRQALVNTASAAAALAALNHNPPDIVLVDVLCSDDFSLLIQEVRQLETRTQKLIPVIALVPTSEDLDRIFAQGFRIHLVEPVEISELVAAIANLTGRLG